A part of Liolophura sinensis isolate JHLJ2023 chromosome 1, CUHK_Ljap_v2, whole genome shotgun sequence genomic DNA contains:
- the LOC135465427 gene encoding uncharacterized protein LOC135465427, which produces MGEIEELGSSQRKRTSFVPPKHGETGFGSGFLNLSIIATVTKYFTRKRQGKAVSTVLTCYAVSPLITLFVYRRWFAHGQIEDDAGQDFHGFMLSFAITIAVVGCLLLGVSRFSRETESSELSFLNDTDSEDVAKSTGEGPSGLRTKIVQETQTIFQWPLQMLIWSFTLSYPVVTGIDYDLALYAKSSGLYTVFDSIFVVFQVILFLSRLAVGFISDALVETIPRTSYIAVTSFFLAVCLCVMSVLPTAELTMYMLSITTDLAGGVVKLVLVTVLVQNIGKENFAKNWGIAYSLTSVFVTIWAAMFSSV; this is translated from the exons ATGGGGGAAATTGAGGAGTTGGGAAGTTCCCAAAGGAAAAGGACGTCATTTGTTCCTCCGAAACACGGCGAGACAG GTTTTGGAAGCGGTTTTCTCAATCTCAGCATCATCGCGACGGTTACCAAGTATTTTACCAGGAAACGTCAAGGCAAGGCCGTATCTACAGTTTTGACGTGTTATGCCGTCAGCCCGCTTATAACGCTGTTCGTCTACCGGAGGTGGTTTGCGCATGGTCAGATAGAGGATGATGCCGGACAGGATTTTCATGGATTCATGCTCTCCTTCGCCATCACAATCGCCGTCGTGGGCTGTCTTTTACTAGGTGTCTCCAGATTTAGCAGAGAGACAGAATCATCAGAACTTTCCTTCCTCAATGATACTGATTCTGAGGATGTGGCAAAATCCACCGGTGAAGGGCCTAGCGGTCTGAGGACTAAAATAGTGCAGGAAACACAGACTATATTCCAGTGGCCGCTCCAAATGTTGATCTGGTCTTTTACCCTCTCTTACCCAGTTGTCACGGGCATTGATTATGACCTGGCTCTGTATGCTAAATCAAGTGGTTTATACACTGTGTTTGACAGCATATTTGTGGTGTTTCAAGTCATTTTATTCTTGTCTCGTTTGGCTGTGGGTTTTATTTCTGACGCCTTGGTAGAGACAATTCCCCGGACTTCATACATCGCAGTCACGTCCTTCTTCCTGGCTGTCTGTCTTTGTGTCATGTCAGTTTTACCCACAGCCGAGTTAACCATGTACATGCTGTCAATTACGACTGATTTGGCAGGCGGGGTGGTAAAGCTCGTCTTGGTAACTGTGCTTGTCCAGAACATCGGGAAAGAGAACTTTGCCAAAAATTGGGGAATCGCTTACAGCTTGACATCTGTTTTTGTGACGATTTGGGCCGCCATGTTCTCCTCTGTGTAG